One region of Emys orbicularis isolate rEmyOrb1 chromosome 4, rEmyOrb1.hap1, whole genome shotgun sequence genomic DNA includes:
- the LOC135876975 gene encoding interleukin-20-like: MKISCLSLCLLSTMCWLYLTPTTGNKIFQFGPCMISMNVNEIRASFTAIKATIQAKDAIRTISILSYPYSLHNFNSADRCCIIHHLLRFYVDKVFKHCETEDSHVNRKISSIANSFLFIKKKFRQCNEQNVCNCGEEAIEKYKQILSNYGQLNTTSAAMKSLGELDILLDWMEKAH, translated from the exons ATGAAGATCTCCTGCCTGTCCCTCTGCCTCCTTTCTACAATGTGCTGGTTGTATTTGACACCAACAACTGGGAACAAAATCTTCCAATTTGGACCTTGCATGATTTCAATGAATGTTAATGAAATTAGAGCCAGCTTCACAGCAATCAAAGCAACCATT CAAGCCAAAGACGCCATCCGAACCATAAGCATTTTGTCATACCCATACTCTCTGCACAATTTCAAT TCTGCAGATAGATGTTGCATCATCCATCACCTTTTAAGATTCTACGTGGACAAGGTCTTCAAACACTGTGAGACTGAGGATTCTCATGTCAACCGGAAAATCAGCAGCATAGCCAATTCTTTCCTCTTCATCAAGAAGAAATTCAGACAATGT AATGAACAAAATGTGTGCAATTGTGGAGAGGAAGCAATAGAGAAATATAAACAAATTCTCAGCAATTACGGACAG CTGAACACCACTTCTGCAGCAATGAAATCCCTTGGGGAGCTGGATATCCTACTAGACTGGATGGAAAAGGCTCATTAG